CTTGTCTTTGAAGACATTCCCCGATACCCTAATTATGTCTTCCGCGGTTATCGCCTCGATGCGTTTCAGGATATCCGCTACGCTGAAGTCCTTCTCGCCGGATATGATCTTTTCGCCCAGCCACAGCATATGGCTCATCGTGTCCTCGAGCGCGAACAATAACTGGCCCTTATAGAACTCTTTCGCCCTTCGCAGCTCCTCCCCGGAAACCGGCTCCTTCCCCATCCTCGCCGTCTCGCGCAGGATCACTTCAAGCGCCTCGATGAGCTTCTTATCGTCCACGCCTGCGCTTATTATGAACGCGCCGCAATCATCATATCTCCTGATGGTCGAGGATATTTCGTAACAGAGCGCCATCTCATCTCTCACTATATGGAATAGCCGCGACGACATGTTGGCCCCCATAATAATATTCAACAGGCTCAACGTATGCCTGTCGGGGTGAAACCTGTCTACAGCGTGGAGACCGATCGCTACATGCGTCTGCTCCGTATCCTTTGTGCGCAGGTCGATGCGAGGCGCCTCCTGCCGCGTAATGACCTTTGTGAACGCGGGGGACTTCTTTCCCTTAGCGTCGGCAAAATATTTATTTCCTAATTTCGCCAGGATATCTTCTTTTATATTACCCGTCCCTATGAGCAGCATATTGGCAGAGTTATAATAGGTATCCTTGTAAGAGACTAGATCGTCCCTCGTTATGGCTTTCACCGATTCCACGGTCCCGGCGAGCGGCATCCCGAGCGGCTGGTCCGGCCACATCTCTTCAGCCAGTATCTCATGGACATAGTGCGAAGGCATATCCTTATACATATTGATCTCTTCGATTATTACGCTCTTCTCTTTCTCTATCTCTTCCGGCGCCATCTTGGGATTCTGCGCCATATCGCTCAATATATCTATGCCGAGCTCGGCGTCCTTGGAAAGGACCTTGACGAGGTAGCAGGTGTGTTCCTCCGACGTGAATCCGTTGAAACTTCCGCCGCGCCCCTCGATCTCCTGCTTTATCGTCTTCATGTCGCGCTTTGTCGTGCCCTTGAACAGGAGGTGCTCCAGAAGATGGCTTATGCCGCTCGTCTTCACATTCTCATACCTGCCGCCGGCGCGTATCCAGACGCCTATGGAGACCGATTCCATATGCTGCAGGGGTTTAGTGGCGACCCTTAAACCGTTATCCAGAATATCTATCTTATACATCCGCTTATCCTTTCTTACGCGAATCCAGGTATCCCTGCAATATCACCTGAGCCGCCATCTTATCCATGACCCTTTTTCTTTTTGCGCGGCTTAAGTCCGCCTCTAGAAGCGTCCTCTCCGCCTG
This window of the Candidatus Omnitrophota bacterium genome carries:
- the ruvX gene encoding Holliday junction resolvase RuvX, whose amino-acid sequence is QAERTLLEADLSRAKRKRVMDKMAAQVILQGYLDSRKKG
- a CDS encoding pitrilysin family protein, with product MYKIDILDNGLRVATKPLQHMESVSIGVWIRAGGRYENVKTSGISHLLEHLLFKGTTKRDMKTIKQEIEGRGGSFNGFTSEEHTCYLVKVLSKDAELGIDILSDMAQNPKMAPEEIEKEKSVIIEEINMYKDMPSHYVHEILAEEMWPDQPLGMPLAGTVESVKAITRDDLVSYKDTYYNSANMLLIGTGNIKEDILAKLGNKYFADAKGKKSPAFTKVITRQEAPRIDLRTKDTEQTHVAIGLHAVDRFHPDRHTLSLLNIIMGANMSSRLFHIVRDEMALCYEISSTIRRYDDCGAFIISAGVDDKKLIEALEVILRETARMGKEPVSGEELRRAKEFYKGQLLFALEDTMSHMLWLGEKIISGEKDFSVADILKRIEAITAEDIIRVSGNVFKDKNLNLAIIGPTKKGSEIGEVFHLA